In Numida meleagris isolate 19003 breed g44 Domestic line chromosome 3, NumMel1.0, whole genome shotgun sequence, the following are encoded in one genomic region:
- the MRPL14 gene encoding 39S ribosomal protein L14, mitochondrial: MRTSPGRLTRIQMALLHRRLGFSLTHLSSTIIQRHFSVSGACRAIQKLTRVRVVDNSALGNAPYHRPPKCIHVYNKTGVGKVGDKILLAIKGEKKKALIVGHKMPGPHMTPRFDSNNVVLIEDNGNPLGTRIKTPIPYILRQREGEFSKVLAIARNFV, translated from the exons GGAGGCTTACCAGAATCCAAATGGCTCTCTTGCACAGGCGGTTGGGATTTTCCTTAACGCATCTGAGCAGCACAATCATCCAGCGACACTTCAG TGTCAGTGGAGCATGCCGAGCAATACAGAAACTTACTCGCGTGCGAGTGGTGGACAACAGTGCCTTGGGAAACGCGCCATACCACCGGCCACCAAAGTGTATCCACGTGTATAACAAGACTGGAGTTGGCAAAGTAGGAGATAAGATCCTTCTGGCtatcaaaggagaaaagaagaaggctTTGATTGTAGGACACAAGATGCCTGGTCCTCACATGACACCTAGGTTTGATTCTAACAATGTGGTACTCATAGAAGACAATGGAAATCCATTAGGAACTAGGATAAAAACACCCATACCTTATATCCTGCGGCAGAGAGAAGGAGAGTTCTCCAAAGTATTGGCCATTGCCCGCAATTTTGTATGA